The following proteins are co-located in the Armatimonadota bacterium genome:
- a CDS encoding ABC transporter substrate-binding protein, which yields MTKRERCGVFAAIAVAACVAAGCGGKSNPGTAVSKGKMTTVGFAQIGAESGWRTAETQSIQDEAKKRGVSLQFSDAQQKQENQIKAVRTFIAQKVDAIILAPVVETGWEPVLKEARTAGIPVFLADRAVNVQDPGLYVTLVSPDVVEEGRMAGRWMAKALNGKGNIVELKGTVGSSPANDREKGFHEILTKYPGMKIVISQSGDFTRAKGKEAMEAFLKSPVGKHIDALYAHNDDMALGAVQAIEQAGLKPGVDIKIVSIDAVHDAFVAMAAGKLNCTVECNPLLGPAIFDAIEAHLAGKPLAKKISLKERTYEASEAASVLPTRKY from the coding sequence ATGACAAAGCGCGAACGATGCGGCGTGTTCGCCGCAATTGCGGTGGCAGCGTGCGTGGCCGCGGGGTGCGGGGGCAAATCGAATCCGGGCACGGCCGTTTCCAAAGGCAAAATGACGACTGTAGGCTTCGCCCAGATCGGCGCGGAGAGTGGGTGGCGTACCGCGGAGACTCAGAGCATACAGGACGAAGCAAAGAAGCGTGGTGTCAGTCTGCAGTTCTCCGACGCCCAGCAGAAGCAGGAGAACCAGATCAAGGCGGTCCGCACGTTCATCGCGCAGAAAGTAGACGCGATCATCCTGGCGCCCGTTGTTGAAACGGGCTGGGAACCTGTGCTCAAAGAGGCCCGGACTGCGGGCATCCCCGTGTTCCTGGCGGACCGTGCCGTCAACGTTCAGGACCCGGGTCTCTACGTAACGCTGGTCTCCCCGGATGTCGTGGAAGAGGGCCGCATGGCCGGGCGCTGGATGGCAAAGGCGCTCAACGGCAAGGGCAACATCGTGGAATTGAAGGGCACGGTCGGCTCCTCGCCGGCGAACGACCGTGAAAAGGGTTTCCACGAAATCCTGACGAAATACCCGGGCATGAAGATCGTGATCTCCCAGAGCGGTGACTTCACGCGCGCCAAGGGCAAAGAGGCCATGGAAGCGTTCCTGAAGAGCCCGGTCGGCAAACATATCGATGCCCTCTACGCGCACAACGATGACATGGCGCTGGGAGCGGTTCAGGCGATCGAACAGGCCGGGCTGAAGCCTGGCGTGGACATCAAGATTGTATCGATCGACGCGGTCCATGATGCGTTTGTGGCGATGGCCGCCGGCAAGCTGAACTGCACCGTCGAGTGCAACCCTCTGCTGGGACCGGCGATCTTCGACGCCATCGAGGCCCATCTCGCCGGAAAGCCGCTCGCGAAGAAGATCTCTCTCAAGGAGCGAACCTACGAGGCGTCGGAGGCCGCATCGGTCCTGCCCACACGGAAATACTGA
- a CDS encoding 4Fe-4S binding protein, with translation MPAVTAAPCTGCAECAGVCPTQAIALAQDGARTDVSLDRGLCVGCNLCVETCPTGTIATDRSTRTATRRREDLVLSNRAITPRPAAPSGGKPFRRSLAVREVSTGDSAADLEVIATTNAVFDVARLGVQFVASPRFADTLLVTGPVGRAMREPLLRCYDAMAEPRLVIAVGTSAITGGLYRGGYAEANGVTDLVPVSSFVPGDPPHPWSIIHGILLGMGRDGG, from the coding sequence ATGCCCGCCGTCACGGCGGCGCCGTGCACCGGCTGCGCAGAGTGTGCCGGAGTCTGCCCGACGCAGGCGATTGCGCTGGCCCAGGACGGGGCGCGGACGGATGTGTCACTCGACAGGGGGCTATGCGTCGGGTGCAACCTGTGTGTTGAGACCTGCCCCACGGGAACGATCGCCACGGACCGTTCGACCCGAACAGCGACACGGAGGCGGGAGGATCTGGTGCTCAGCAACCGGGCAATAACGCCTCGGCCCGCGGCGCCGTCCGGCGGCAAGCCGTTCCGCCGTTCGCTGGCAGTCCGCGAGGTGTCCACCGGCGACAGCGCGGCGGACCTGGAGGTGATCGCGACCACGAATGCCGTGTTCGATGTGGCGCGCCTTGGCGTGCAGTTCGTGGCGTCGCCGCGCTTCGCGGACACGTTGCTCGTCACCGGTCCCGTCGGGCGCGCCATGCGGGAGCCGCTCCTTCGATGCTACGACGCGATGGCGGAGCCCCGCCTGGTGATCGCCGTCGGGACGAGCGCGATCACCGGCGGCCTTTACCGGGGAGGCTACGCGGAAGCGAACGGCGTCACGGACCTTGTGCCCGTTTCGAGTTTCGTTCCCGGGGATCCGCCGCATCCGTGGAGCATCATCCATGGGATTCTGCTGGGGATGGGCAGGGATGGCGGCTGA
- a CDS encoding NADH-quinone oxidoreductase subunit C: protein MTLNLPTGSRYQQTETTPEAMAETVRSQLKKPGWRLGHLTARVLANGRLALEALLLDTATGSGVICSAALPDGVREYPSMTALVPAAHWMERAAGEMFGLRAVGHPRWKTLRLHAPVWVPDLAPLESGASGTPIPCEPYAFMKVKGEGIHEIPVGPIHAGIIEPGHFRFSCMGEIITNLEIRLGYQHRGLERRLAEAPLAQTRFLAESASTDTAAGNALAHAVAVEQMLGVTPPPRAEALRTIALEIERLANHIGDLGALAGDIGYNIGPTLFPPMRGAALALAQTLTGNRRQRWYIVPGGVARDIDDARRGEMIEGLNALHKQVRRHVPLILENPGVLDRMEGCGRLSSALAKDFGMVGPAGRASGGRYDARAAFPHGIYPAGAPVAARYTEGDVLARARVRADEIESSIAIIRALLDDLPVSPARVEIAGVLPPNAAGIGVVEAWRGELIHWITTDETGRIARYAIKDPSLNNWTGLAIAVRGNLIGDFPVCNKSFNLSYCGNDL, encoded by the coding sequence ATGACACTCAACCTTCCCACCGGATCACGCTATCAACAGACCGAGACGACGCCCGAGGCAATGGCCGAGACCGTTCGGAGCCAATTAAAGAAGCCTGGCTGGCGGCTTGGCCACCTCACCGCGCGCGTGCTCGCCAACGGACGGTTGGCCCTGGAGGCTCTGCTGCTCGATACCGCCACGGGGAGCGGCGTGATCTGCTCCGCTGCGCTGCCGGATGGGGTGCGGGAGTACCCGTCGATGACCGCCCTTGTCCCGGCCGCACACTGGATGGAGCGGGCGGCCGGCGAGATGTTCGGCCTCCGAGCGGTTGGCCACCCGCGCTGGAAGACGCTTCGCCTCCACGCTCCTGTCTGGGTGCCTGATCTTGCTCCGTTGGAGTCCGGCGCGAGCGGGACGCCCATACCGTGCGAACCTTACGCGTTCATGAAGGTCAAGGGTGAGGGCATCCACGAGATCCCGGTTGGCCCTATCCACGCGGGAATCATCGAGCCCGGGCATTTCCGTTTTAGCTGCATGGGCGAGATTATCACCAACCTGGAGATCAGGCTGGGGTACCAGCATCGCGGGCTCGAGCGGAGACTGGCCGAGGCCCCGCTTGCGCAGACGCGCTTTCTTGCGGAGTCCGCGAGCACGGATACCGCCGCGGGAAATGCTCTGGCGCACGCGGTCGCTGTGGAGCAGATGCTCGGTGTTACCCCGCCGCCCCGCGCGGAGGCGCTGCGCACCATTGCCCTTGAAATCGAGCGCCTGGCCAACCACATCGGCGACCTCGGCGCGCTTGCCGGCGATATCGGCTACAACATCGGACCAACGCTGTTCCCCCCCATGCGCGGCGCGGCGCTGGCCCTCGCCCAGACGCTGACCGGCAACCGGCGCCAGCGCTGGTACATTGTGCCGGGAGGAGTTGCCCGGGATATCGACGATGCCCGTCGGGGCGAGATGATCGAAGGCCTGAATGCGCTGCACAAGCAGGTGCGCCGGCACGTGCCGTTAATATTGGAGAACCCCGGCGTTCTGGACCGGATGGAGGGCTGCGGTCGGCTGTCTTCCGCGCTGGCGAAGGATTTCGGAATGGTGGGCCCTGCGGGGCGCGCCAGCGGCGGCCGTTACGATGCGCGGGCGGCCTTCCCGCACGGCATTTACCCGGCGGGCGCGCCGGTCGCCGCCCGCTACACCGAAGGCGATGTCCTGGCCCGGGCACGGGTTCGCGCCGACGAGATCGAGAGCAGCATCGCCATCATCCGTGCTCTGCTCGACGACCTGCCTGTGTCGCCGGCGCGCGTGGAAATCGCAGGTGTTCTCCCGCCGAATGCGGCAGGTATTGGGGTTGTGGAAGCGTGGCGCGGTGAGCTGATCCACTGGATCACGACCGATGAAACCGGCCGCATCGCCCGGTACGCCATCAAGGATCCCAGCCTCAACAACTGGACCGGTCTCGCCATCGCCGTCCGGGGCAACCTCATCGGGGATTTCCCTGTGTGCAACAAGAGTTTCAACCTGTCGTATTGCGGAAACGACCTGTAG
- a CDS encoding proton-conducting transporter membrane subunit gives MNAWPLIFVLPGIMAVLGLFPRTARRLPFVSAVLMLGQVAMVVWVCGPAFGRGETEVGSLGIGGMTAAFLLITTLVSAAALVQSAVLLPAERADDPDISDRRFCSFYTLSGLFLSAMYCVLLAHNLGYMWIAMEATTLLSAPLVYHHRTRHSLEATWKYLLLCSVGIAFALFGTVLLLAAQHAAGGTPTLVFGEIVARGPRLDPHLVRLAFAFCVLGYGVKAGIFPLHNWLPDAHSEAPAPASAMLSGALLNCALVAIWRVAQVARAAGQGDLVRQVLVPGGVITVLAASLLLLRQRDLKRMWAYSSVEHVGLLTLAIGIGATPIFILHALNHSLVKVALFLLSGGILQAYGTKALSKIRGLLAISPVWGVALIAATFAIAGSPPFGTFISEWLLLRDTFTAGQPLAAALVILGLTVAFVALMSHVTPMLFGVKAQTLVRKPAAAWGAVPAALLIATLATGLALAPPVMSFLGALATGGHRLP, from the coding sequence TTGAACGCCTGGCCGCTTATATTCGTCCTTCCCGGCATCATGGCCGTGCTGGGGCTGTTTCCGAGGACCGCGCGACGGCTGCCGTTTGTATCCGCCGTACTGATGCTGGGGCAGGTCGCGATGGTGGTGTGGGTCTGCGGACCGGCCTTCGGCCGCGGCGAAACGGAGGTGGGCAGCCTCGGTATCGGCGGCATGACGGCGGCATTCCTGCTCATCACAACCCTCGTGTCCGCGGCGGCGCTGGTGCAATCGGCCGTTCTCCTGCCCGCCGAGCGCGCGGACGACCCGGACATCTCGGACCGCCGATTCTGTTCGTTCTACACGCTGTCGGGCCTGTTCCTCTCGGCGATGTACTGTGTTCTGCTGGCCCACAATTTGGGCTATATGTGGATCGCGATGGAAGCCACCACGCTGCTCTCAGCCCCGCTCGTGTACCACCATCGCACCCGCCACTCGCTGGAGGCCACCTGGAAGTACCTTCTCTTGTGCAGCGTCGGCATCGCCTTCGCCCTGTTTGGCACGGTGCTCCTGCTGGCCGCCCAGCACGCGGCCGGAGGAACGCCAACCCTTGTATTCGGCGAGATTGTCGCGCGTGGGCCGCGGCTCGATCCGCATCTGGTCCGCCTCGCGTTCGCGTTCTGCGTGCTGGGCTACGGTGTGAAGGCGGGTATTTTCCCGCTCCATAATTGGCTGCCCGACGCGCACAGCGAGGCGCCAGCGCCCGCCTCGGCGATGCTGTCCGGCGCGCTCCTGAACTGTGCCTTGGTGGCCATCTGGCGCGTAGCGCAGGTAGCTCGGGCCGCCGGGCAGGGTGACCTGGTGCGACAGGTGCTCGTGCCGGGCGGGGTCATCACAGTGCTGGCTGCATCCCTTTTACTGCTGCGCCAGCGCGATCTCAAGCGGATGTGGGCATACTCCAGCGTGGAGCACGTCGGGCTCCTGACGCTTGCCATCGGCATAGGCGCAACGCCGATCTTCATCCTCCACGCTCTGAACCACAGTCTCGTGAAAGTGGCGCTGTTCCTGCTCAGCGGCGGCATCCTGCAGGCATACGGCACAAAAGCCCTGTCAAAGATCCGCGGTCTTTTGGCCATCTCACCGGTGTGGGGCGTTGCCCTCATCGCGGCGACGTTCGCCATCGCGGGAAGCCCTCCGTTCGGGACGTTCATCAGCGAGTGGCTGCTGCTGCGGGATACCTTCACCGCGGGGCAGCCGCTCGCCGCGGCGTTGGTCATCCTGGGGCTCACCGTCGCGTTCGTCGCCCTGATGTCGCACGTTACGCCGATGCTGTTCGGAGTGAAGGCGCAAACGCTTGTACGGAAGCCGGCCGCCGCCTGGGGCGCCGTGCCGGCGGCGCTGCTGATCGCGACCCTCGCGACCGGATTGGCGCTGGCTCCGCCGGTGATGTCGTTTCTCGGCGCGCTGGCGACGGGAGGGCACAGGCTGCCATGA
- a CDS encoding NADH-quinone oxidoreductase subunit H, translating to MNTVLLFVNLAVLPLLLVGVIRKAKALMQTRLGAPVWQPFFDIAKLLRKGETISTNAGWVFVWAPRIALVVALATACLVPWAGPLLPPSWGGATNLILVVYLMGLGRFVSLLAAMDTGSAFGGLGASREATISLLIEPAVIAGLAALALGAGSTDLAKIYAAPMDPIIAGLVGVALVVAALAELSRMPVDDPTTHLELTMVHEAMILENSGRNLALVEYAVALRSCVLLGLAAQTLLRTVPGFLALADGPRYALSVAWLFGIGVVVAMAEGVLVKLKWRSVPGFLVYSVGLSLLAALLAVAKG from the coding sequence ATGAATACCGTGCTGTTGTTCGTGAACCTGGCCGTCCTCCCGCTTCTGCTGGTCGGAGTCATCCGGAAGGCGAAGGCGTTGATGCAGACACGGCTAGGCGCCCCCGTATGGCAGCCGTTCTTTGACATCGCCAAGCTGCTGCGGAAGGGCGAAACCATCAGCACGAACGCCGGCTGGGTGTTCGTGTGGGCGCCTCGGATCGCGTTGGTCGTGGCGCTGGCGACCGCCTGCCTCGTGCCCTGGGCGGGGCCGCTCCTGCCGCCGTCCTGGGGCGGGGCGACGAACCTGATCCTGGTAGTCTATCTGATGGGCCTGGGCCGATTTGTGAGCCTGCTGGCGGCGATGGACACCGGATCGGCGTTCGGAGGGCTGGGCGCCAGCCGCGAGGCCACCATTTCGCTGCTGATCGAGCCGGCCGTAATCGCCGGCCTGGCCGCCCTGGCCCTGGGGGCCGGAAGCACCGATCTCGCCAAGATCTACGCGGCGCCCATGGATCCGATCATCGCGGGCCTCGTCGGGGTCGCCCTTGTGGTCGCGGCGCTTGCCGAACTCTCCCGGATGCCGGTCGATGACCCGACCACGCACCTCGAACTCACCATGGTGCACGAAGCGATGATCCTGGAGAACAGCGGCCGGAACCTCGCCCTTGTGGAATATGCCGTGGCGCTGCGTTCGTGCGTGCTGTTGGGTCTGGCGGCGCAGACGTTGCTGCGCACGGTTCCCGGATTCCTTGCGCTCGCGGATGGGCCGCGCTATGCGTTGAGCGTCGCATGGCTCTTCGGCATCGGCGTTGTGGTGGCGATGGCCGAGGGGGTACTGGTAAAGCTCAAATGGCGGAGCGTGCCGGGTTTCCTTGTTTACTCCGTGGGATTGAGTCTGCTGGCGGCGTTGCTCGCCGTTGCGAAGGGTTGA
- a CDS encoding proton-conducting transporter membrane subunit, translated as MPATLETIMGGGSTVWCAAAFFAWIAAMIIGLAFPRAKGPTLPVLAALGCLLVLAAALCGDCTVRLPLTVFLGDAPVLLVFDALSRWFLGIIGFIGFVTAVFSPGYLHHLRERVPLGFVWSGFVLLLMSMCGVVLAGNAIAFIVAWEVMALSSFALVASDHTQPGTQRAALIYLGATRVGTSFLMAGFLWAHHLTGTWTFTDWHLNGAAALGPALLILVGLATKAGCWPFHLWLPIAHPAAPAPVSALMSGVMIKTAIYAMVRLFVVGEHLNVPALGPILLVLGAISALWGVLFALLQHDLKRLLAYHSIENIGIILMGLGLSIAGRAQHNALLSQLGLAAALFHTLNHAVFKSLLFLGAGVVDARAHTRDIEALGGLVHRMPYTAAAFVVGSAAICALPPLNGFASEWLLYQGFFGMALLGPAAGVRLGALCLMGWLGLIGGLAMACFVKAIGVAFLGAPRSKQAANAAEGSSGMVAAQAILAAACIALGLAVPLALGPLARIVTAPGEQPLLASAWTLPSAVLALALLGGLAAVVLGMAYLAQRQPARKYTTWDCGFGPLGPRTQYTATSFAQPISRLFGAVYRYSIEIRVKGRGRRLFPEGVDVSATHEPYLETRVYAPFLQAVQRGAGTFLMRFQAGSIHQYLLYVAIALAILIWMAVRV; from the coding sequence TTGCCAGCCACACTTGAAACTATTATGGGGGGCGGCAGCACCGTTTGGTGCGCAGCCGCCTTTTTCGCGTGGATCGCCGCCATGATCATAGGCTTGGCCTTCCCGCGGGCGAAGGGACCGACCCTTCCGGTCCTGGCCGCATTGGGCTGCCTGCTGGTCCTGGCCGCCGCGCTTTGCGGTGACTGCACGGTTCGCCTGCCGCTCACGGTCTTCCTTGGCGATGCGCCCGTTCTCCTTGTCTTTGACGCGCTGAGCCGATGGTTCCTCGGCATCATCGGCTTCATCGGATTCGTAACGGCGGTCTTCTCACCTGGGTACCTGCACCACCTTCGTGAGCGCGTGCCGCTGGGGTTCGTCTGGTCCGGATTCGTCCTGCTGTTGATGAGCATGTGCGGCGTCGTGCTGGCGGGCAATGCGATCGCCTTCATCGTGGCGTGGGAGGTAATGGCGCTTTCCTCGTTCGCTCTCGTTGCCAGCGACCACACCCAGCCCGGCACGCAGCGCGCGGCGCTCATCTACCTGGGCGCCACCCGCGTGGGCACCTCGTTCCTGATGGCCGGATTCCTGTGGGCGCATCACCTCACCGGTACCTGGACGTTCACCGACTGGCATCTGAACGGCGCGGCGGCGTTGGGACCGGCGCTGCTGATCCTCGTCGGCCTCGCGACCAAGGCCGGTTGCTGGCCGTTCCACCTCTGGCTGCCGATCGCGCACCCCGCCGCGCCTGCGCCGGTTTCCGCCCTGATGAGCGGGGTGATGATCAAGACCGCCATCTACGCCATGGTCCGCCTGTTCGTGGTGGGCGAACACCTGAACGTTCCCGCTCTGGGGCCGATACTCCTGGTCCTCGGCGCGATATCGGCGCTTTGGGGGGTGCTGTTTGCGCTGCTTCAGCACGATTTGAAGCGCCTCCTCGCTTACCACAGCATAGAGAACATCGGCATCATCCTGATGGGGCTCGGGCTTTCCATCGCCGGACGGGCGCAGCACAACGCGCTCCTCTCCCAGTTGGGGCTGGCCGCCGCCCTCTTCCATACGTTGAACCACGCTGTCTTTAAGAGCCTCCTTTTTCTGGGCGCGGGGGTTGTCGACGCTCGGGCGCATACCCGCGACATCGAGGCGCTGGGAGGCCTGGTACACCGTATGCCATACACGGCGGCCGCCTTTGTGGTTGGAAGCGCGGCCATCTGCGCGTTGCCGCCGCTGAACGGCTTCGCCAGCGAATGGCTGCTTTACCAGGGTTTTTTCGGTATGGCGCTCCTGGGGCCTGCCGCCGGAGTCCGGCTGGGCGCGCTCTGCCTTATGGGCTGGCTCGGCTTGATCGGCGGCCTCGCGATGGCCTGTTTCGTGAAGGCGATCGGCGTGGCGTTCCTCGGCGCGCCGCGCAGCAAACAGGCTGCCAACGCCGCAGAGGGATCATCCGGCATGGTCGCCGCCCAGGCGATCCTCGCCGCCGCCTGTATCGCCCTCGGCCTGGCGGTTCCGCTGGCGCTCGGCCCGTTGGCCCGCATCGTAACCGCGCCGGGTGAACAGCCCCTGCTGGCGTCCGCATGGACCCTGCCTTCCGCCGTTCTCGCGCTGGCCTTGCTGGGCGGGCTTGCGGCCGTCGTCCTCGGGATGGCGTACCTCGCTCAACGGCAACCGGCGCGGAAGTATACGACATGGGACTGCGGTTTCGGCCCTCTTGGTCCGCGCACGCAATATACGGCCACCAGTTTCGCCCAGCCAATTTCGCGATTGTTCGGCGCGGTGTACCGCTACTCCATCGAGATCCGCGTGAAAGGCCGGGGCCGCCGCCTCTTCCCCGAGGGGGTGGACGTGAGCGCAACCCACGAGCCGTACCTGGAAACGCGCGTGTACGCACCGTTCCTGCAGGCCGTGCAGCGGGGCGCCGGGACCTTCCTGATGCGGTTTCAGGCCGGCAGCATTCACCAGTACCTGCTTTACGTCGCGATCGCGCTGGCGATCCTGATATGGATGGCGGTGCGCGTATGA
- a CDS encoding response regulator, protein MANILVIDDEPNIRTMVRMALEQRGDRVEEADDGLDGLEQYGDGAGWDVVLLDQRMPGIEGLDVLRQMKRLAPRANVVMMTAFGTLDLAVDAMAAGATDFLRKPFSLEMLRGAVEAAQRHHAVATPEPGENRLVFTTFNGYRIEPLREPAKRRSGEIQQTAAVRAPNGNLTPCVVVFPPDLVEQIHRKVGDSDWPVMDRFWQGLAEEMLAHYVWHNASVPIGAFLRRGDYGPYLDHWLNAVSGDRQAA, encoded by the coding sequence ATGGCAAACATACTGGTGATCGATGACGAGCCGAACATCCGCACGATGGTCCGCATGGCGCTCGAGCAAAGAGGCGATCGTGTGGAAGAGGCTGACGACGGCCTCGACGGCCTCGAGCAGTACGGCGATGGAGCCGGTTGGGACGTCGTGCTTCTGGATCAACGGATGCCGGGTATCGAGGGGCTGGATGTCCTCCGGCAGATGAAACGGCTGGCGCCACGGGCAAACGTGGTCATGATGACCGCCTTCGGGACTCTGGACCTGGCGGTGGACGCGATGGCGGCGGGCGCGACCGATTTTTTGCGCAAGCCATTTTCGCTGGAGATGCTGCGGGGCGCCGTCGAGGCGGCGCAGCGGCATCACGCCGTCGCGACGCCCGAGCCCGGTGAAAACCGCCTCGTCTTCACCACGTTCAACGGCTACCGCATCGAACCACTCCGCGAACCGGCCAAACGCAGGAGCGGCGAGATCCAGCAGACGGCGGCGGTGCGGGCGCCGAACGGCAATCTGACACCGTGCGTGGTCGTCTTTCCGCCGGACCTCGTGGAACAGATCCACCGCAAGGTGGGAGATTCGGACTGGCCCGTTATGGATCGCTTCTGGCAGGGACTGGCGGAGGAGATGCTGGCTCACTACGTTTGGCACAACGCCAGCGTGCCCATCGGAGCGTTCCTCCGCAGGGGAGACTACGGACCGTACCTGGATCACTGGCTCAACGCGGTGTCCGGAGACCGCCAGGCAGCGTAG
- a CDS encoding ATP-binding protein: protein MMRNLRVQLLASHLTLVALMVVMMAGAVVNFLHLGRSIDRILQDNYKSVAAAQDMKDALERINSANAFLLAGQPERARRQYETYRTRFHAAYLIEAHNITERGEKVITADIGDRLWPDFERNTQRFLYAKPPIPVPTARAYYFGTLQPDFVHLKQRVQDVLNLNQMAILRADQRAKAEARQASRVGIAMTVGALVLALFFALRVIGSSLTPLRTLARQAEEIGAGHLDQRIELHREDEIGNLAASFNHMAESLREAHRREEERLHRAERMSDEALESLYDPVVVTDGEGRVVHLNRAAEGLFGPAARAAGRAVSQVINDPRVAKGVERAIRQERVSAEEGESAFVALSSGEAERTYRLRVTPMRDSDDTLLGAVAVLEDVTHLRQLDRLKTEFISVASHELRTPVTSLLLAVQLMEEGATGPLTPEQREVVAAQRQDLERLQRMMRDLLDLTRLEAGVEPPRFEIVPPRELIEAAVASVAPQVEGQGITLTSEIQADLPTVRADRAQLTRVLVNLLNNAVRHTPEGGRITVRAFDADDKVAFEVKDTGVGIPKEYLPRVFERFVQVPGATRGGAGLGLSIANTIVHAHGGDIRAESEPGQGSVFTFRLPAVGRPKGEG, encoded by the coding sequence ATGATGAGAAACTTGAGGGTGCAGTTGCTCGCGAGCCATCTGACGCTGGTTGCGCTCATGGTGGTGATGATGGCGGGGGCGGTGGTCAACTTCCTTCACCTGGGCCGCTCCATCGATCGTATCCTTCAGGACAACTACAAGAGCGTGGCGGCGGCGCAGGATATGAAGGACGCGCTGGAGCGCATCAACAGCGCCAACGCCTTCCTCCTGGCGGGCCAGCCGGAGCGGGCGCGCCGGCAGTACGAAACTTACCGCACCCGGTTTCACGCGGCCTACCTGATCGAGGCGCACAACATCACGGAACGCGGGGAAAAGGTGATCACCGCCGACATCGGTGATCGGCTCTGGCCGGACTTTGAGCGAAACACGCAGCGGTTCCTGTACGCGAAACCTCCCATCCCCGTTCCCACGGCGCGCGCGTACTACTTCGGCACCCTGCAACCCGATTTTGTGCACTTGAAACAACGGGTGCAGGACGTCCTCAACCTGAACCAGATGGCGATCCTGCGCGCGGACCAGCGCGCCAAGGCCGAAGCACGGCAGGCGTCGCGCGTCGGCATCGCAATGACGGTGGGCGCCCTCGTTCTGGCATTGTTCTTCGCGCTCCGAGTGATCGGCTCCTCGCTCACGCCGCTCCGGACGCTGGCGCGGCAGGCGGAGGAGATCGGCGCCGGCCATCTGGACCAGCGCATCGAATTGCACCGCGAGGATGAGATCGGCAACCTGGCCGCTTCCTTCAACCACATGGCGGAAAGCCTTCGCGAGGCGCACCGCAGGGAAGAGGAGCGGCTTCACCGCGCGGAACGAATGTCGGATGAAGCCCTTGAAAGCCTGTACGATCCGGTGGTGGTGACCGACGGCGAGGGGCGCGTTGTCCACCTGAACCGGGCCGCCGAAGGGTTGTTCGGGCCAGCGGCGCGCGCCGCCGGCCGGGCGGTCAGCCAGGTCATCAACGATCCCCGCGTCGCGAAGGGCGTGGAGCGTGCCATTCGGCAGGAACGGGTCTCCGCCGAGGAGGGTGAAAGCGCCTTCGTGGCGCTTTCCTCCGGGGAGGCGGAGCGGACATACCGACTGCGCGTTACTCCGATGAGGGACAGCGATGACACGCTGCTCGGCGCCGTTGCGGTTCTTGAGGACGTCACCCATCTGCGGCAGTTGGACCGCCTGAAGACCGAGTTCATCAGCGTGGCCAGCCACGAATTGCGCACCCCGGTAACGTCGCTTCTGCTCGCGGTGCAGTTGATGGAAGAAGGCGCGACGGGCCCTCTCACGCCGGAGCAGCGGGAAGTTGTCGCCGCCCAGCGACAGGACCTGGAGCGGCTCCAGCGCATGATGCGCGACCTGCTGGACCTCACCCGTCTGGAAGCCGGCGTGGAGCCTCCGCGGTTTGAGATCGTTCCGCCACGCGAGCTGATCGAGGCGGCCGTGGCATCGGTGGCCCCGCAGGTTGAGGGGCAGGGCATAACGCTCACATCGGAGATTCAGGCGGACCTCCCAACGGTGCGGGCGGACCGCGCGCAGCTGACGCGGGTGCTGGTGAATCTGCTGAACAACGCGGTGCGCCACACGCCGGAAGGCGGCCGGATCACCGTTCGGGCATTCGATGCGGACGATAAGGTGGCGTTTGAGGTGAAGGACACGGGGGTGGGAATCCCGAAGGAATACCTGCCGCGCGTTTTCGAACGATTCGTGCAGGTGCCAGGCGCCACGCGCGGCGGGGCGGGGCTCGGCCTCTCCATCGCAAATACTATCGTCCACGCACACGGTGGGGACATCCGGGCCGAGAGCGAGCCTGGGCAGGGCAGTGTGTTCACCTTCAGGTTGCCGGCCGTTGGCCGCCCGAAGGGTGAGGGGTGA